In the genome of Neofelis nebulosa isolate mNeoNeb1 chromosome 8, mNeoNeb1.pri, whole genome shotgun sequence, one region contains:
- the KLHL42 gene encoding kelch-like protein 42, protein MSAEEMVQIRLEDRCYPVSKRKLIEQSDYFRALYRSGMREALSQEAGGPEVQQLRGLSAPGLRLVLDFINAGGAREGWLLGPRAEKGGGVEEEEEMDEVSLLAELVEAASFLQVTSLLQLLLSQVRLTNCLELYRLAQVYGLPDLQEACLRFMVVHFHEVLCKPQFHLLGAPPQAPGDVSLKQRLREARMTGTPVLVALGDFLGGPLAPHPYQGEPPSMLRYEEMTERWFPLANNLPPDLVNVRGYGSAILDNYLFIVGGYRITSQEISAAHSYNPSTNEWLQVASMNQKRSNFKLVAVNSKLYAIGGQAVSNVECYNPEQDAWNFVAPLPNPLAEFSACECKGKIYVIGGYTTRDRNMNILQYCPSADIWTLFETCDVHIRKQQMVSVEETIYIVGGCLHELGPNRRSSQSEDMLTVQSYNTITRQWLYLKENTSKSGLNLTCALHNDGIYIMSRDVTLSTSLEHRVFLKYNIFSDSWEAFRRFPAFGHNLLVSSLYLPNKTET, encoded by the exons ATGTCGGCCGAGGAGATGGTGCAGATCCGCCTGGAAGACCGCTGCTACCCGGTGAGCAAGAGGAAGCTCATCGAGCAGAGCGACTACTTCCGCGCCCTCTACCGCTCCGGCATGCGCGAGGCCCTGAGCCAGGAGGCCGGCGGCCCCGAGGTGCAGCAGCTGCGCGGCCTCAGCGCCCCGGGCCTGCGCCTGGTGCTGGACTTCATCAACGCCGGCGGGGCCCGCGAAGGCTGGCTCCTGGGCCCGCGGGCGGAGAAGGGcggtggggtggaggaggaagaggagatggaCGAGGTGAGCCTGCTGGCGGAGCTGGTGGAAGCGGCCTCCTTCCTTCAGGTCACGTCtctgctgcagctgctgctgtCCCAGGTGCGGCTCACCAACTGCCTGGAGCTGTACCGCCTGGCGCAGGTGTACGGGCTGCCCGACCTGCAGGAGGCCTGCCTGCGTTTCATGGTCGTCCACTTCCACGAGGTCCTTTGCAAGCCCCAGTTCCACCTTCTGGGGGCTCCCCCTCAAGCCCCCGGCGATGTCAGCCTGAAGCAGAGGCTGAGAGAGGCCCGGATGACGGGGACTCCTGTCCTCGTGGCCCTGGGGGATTTCTTGGGAGGACCCCTGGCTCCTCACCCCTACCAAGGGGAGCCCCCATCCATGCTGAGGTATGAGGAGATGACTGAACGTTGGTTCCCGCTGGCCAACAACCTTCCTCCCGACCTGGTGAATGTCAGGGGTTACGGGTCCGCCATCCTGGACAACTACCTCTTCATAGTGGGCGGGTACAGGATCACTAGCCAGGAGATCTCGGCTGCGCACTCCTACAACCCCAGCACCAACGAGTGGCTCCAGGTGGCCTCCATGAACCAGAAGAG GTCTAACTTCAAACTTGTGGCCGTCAATTCAAAACTCTATGCCATTGGTGGGCAGGCTGTTTCTAATGTTGAGTGTTACAATCCTGAGCAGGATGCGTGGAATTTTGTGGCACCCCTACCAAATCCTCTGGCTGAGTTCTCTGCATGTGAGTGTAAGGGAAAAATTTATGTCATTGGAGGATATACTACCAGAG ACCGCAACATGAACATTTTGCAGTACTGCCCCTCTGCCGACATCTGGACACTCTTTGAAACGTGTGACGTCCACATTCGCAAGCAGCAGATGGTGTCTGTTGAGGAGACCATCTACATCGTGGGGGGCTGTCTGCACGAACTGGGGCCCAACCGGAGGAGCAGCCAGAGCGAGGACATGCTCACCGTGCAGTCCTACAACACGATCACGCGGCAGTGGCTCTACCTCAAGGAGAACACGTCCAAATCGGGTCTTAACTTGACTTGCGCCCTTCACAACGATGGCATCTATATCATGAGCAGAGACGTTACCCTGTCAACCAGCCTGGAGCATCGAGTTTTCCTGAAGTACAACATCTTTTCAGATAGTTGGGAAGCATTCAGGCGTTTCCCAGCCTTTGGACATAATTTGCTGGTTTCCTCTCTTTATCTGCCcaataaaacagaaacatga